In Primulina huaijiensis isolate GDHJ02 chromosome 4, ASM1229523v2, whole genome shotgun sequence, a genomic segment contains:
- the LOC140975023 gene encoding pectinesterase inhibitor-like, translating to MADKLFFFLKSSFLVLLHACLFTATHATLLETECNKATDPEFCLNVFGSDPATRAASSLVGLAQIGIAKATSQAEKTRADINMRLFFSTEPKERDVLSQCVHVYNGALAALKVAPFSLRRKLYSDLFLRATMAQTAVTRCEKTYIENSLPCPFTRANVQLEDLCDIIKVVANDLYVGG from the coding sequence ATGGCAGACAAGCTGTTCTTTTTCCTGAAATCATCATTTCTTGTTCTTCTCCATGCATGCTTATTCACAGCAACACATGCCACGCTTCTCGAAACAGAATGCAACAAAGCTACAGATCCAGAGTTCTGCCTCAACGTATTCGGGTCGGATCCCGCCACCCGCGCCGCCTCTTCCTTGGTCGGGCTGGCTCAGATAGGCATTGCTAAAGCCACGAGCCAAGCCGAAAAAACCAGGGCAGATATCAACATGCGATTGTTTTTCTCGACGGAGCCGAAAGAGAGGGACGTGCTGAGCCAATGCGTGCATGTGTACAACGGCGCATTGGCCGCGCTGAAGGTAGCGCCATTTTCCCTGAGAAGAAAACTGTACAGTGACCTGTTTCTGCGGGCGACCATGGCGCAAACTGCGGTTACTCGATGCGAGAAGACGTATATCGAGAACTCGTTGCCGTGTCCGTTCACCAGAGCTAATGTGCAGTTGGAGGACTTATGTGATATTATTAAGGTGGTGGCTAATGATTTATACGTAGGAGggtga
- the LOC140975699 gene encoding uncharacterized protein yields the protein MAKGNDAASMEIDDQSSSPSDQTNNPKFSINVLQLLKSAQMQHGLRFGDYTRYRRYCTARLRRLYKSLKFTHGRGKYTKRAITVAIVTDVRFLHLVLYTAERAWSYAMEKKTLPDGPNARQRCYLIGRLRKAVKWATLFQELCSIKGDSRTSLEAEAYASYMKGNLLFEQDRNWDIALKSFKSARAVYEELGKYGDVDTQVLCRERVEELEPNIRYCMHKIGESNFQTSELVQIGEMEGPALDLFKSKLEAVMAEARSQQAASMTEFHWLGHRFPISNAKTRVSILKARELEKDINGPTADSLPGEKKLAVFDKIFAAYNEARSCIRNDLATAGNTENMRDDLSGLDKAIGAVLGQRTIERNQLLVTLAKNKLSKSRDDKSEKVTKPEELVRLYDLLLQNTADLTDLVSSGRDRRAEEVNFAEECELKSFVFRAERCFYLAKSYSSAGKRAEAYALYCRARSLADTALKKLQSSKNIDQVTVKDLKVLYDDCRANSCVEHANGVMEEEKVPENLSKKISNISLTGNHNKVEKLLMDKLDSYESAVGDPATKSIPHIETFPPVFQAVPRNPIVLDLAYNLIDFPSLENRMKKDNKKGFISRLWR from the exons ATGGCGAAGGGAAATGATGCGGCCTCTATGGAGATCGACGATCAGAGTTCATCCCCATCTGATCAAACTAATAACCCCAAATTCTCCATTAATG TGTTGCAGCTACTGAAATCGGCTCAAATGCAGCATGGATTACGCTTTGGTGATTATACCCGATACAG GAGGTACTGCACTGCACGTTTGAGAAGGTTGTACAAGTCACTGAAATTCACTCATGGCCGTGGGAAATATACAAAGAGAGCTATTACGGTAGCTATAGTCACTGATGTCAG GTTTCTCCATTTGGTACTGTATACTGCTGAAAGAGCATGGAGCTATGCAATGGAAAAGAAAACGTTACCGGATGGTCCAAATGCACGTCAAAGGTGTTACCTCATTGGTAGACTGAGGAAGGCAGTGAAATGGGCTACCCTTTTCCAAGAGTTGTGCTCCATCAAGGGAGATTCTAGGACCTCTCTTGAAGCAGAG GCCTATGCTTCGTATATGAAAGGGAATTTGTTATTTGAACAAGATCGGAACTGGGACATTGCACTGAAGAGTTTCAAAAGTGCCAG GGCGGTTTATGAGGAACTTGGCAAGTATGGAGATGTAGACACTCAAGTTCTATGCCGTGAGCGGGTTGAGGAGCTTGAGCCTAATATACGATATTGCATGCACAAAATTGGGGAATCAAATTTTCAAACTTCTGAACTTGTCCAGATAGGAGAAATGGAGGGGCCTGCTCTGGATCTTTTTAAATCCAAACTGGAG GCTGTCATGGCTGAAGCTCGATCTCAGCAGGCTGCATCTATGACAGAATTTCATTGGCTCGGTCACAGATTTCCTATTTCAAATGCAAAGACTCGTGTTTCCATACTTAAAG CCCGAGAGTTGGAGAAAGATATCAATGGTCCAACAGCAGATTCACTTCCTGGGGAGAAAAAGCTTGCCGTATTTGACAAAATTTTTGCTGCCTATAATGAAGCCAGGAGCTGCATAAGAAACGACTTG GCTACTGCAGGTAATACCGAGAACATGAGGGATGATCTTAGCGGCCTTGATAAAGCAATCGGTGCTGTTTTAGGACAGCGAACAATTGAACGAAATCAGCTGTTGGTGACCTTGGCGAAAAATAAACTCAGTAAGAGTAGGGATGACAAAAGTGAAAAAGTCACAAAGCCTGAAGAGCTTGTCCGGTTGTACGATCTCCTTTTACAG AATACCGCCGACCTTACGGATTTGGTTAGTTCGGGAAGAGATAGGAGAGCCGAAGAAGTTAACTTCGCTGAGGAATGTGAACTCAAAAGTTTTGTATTCCGAGCTGAAAG GTGCTTTTACTTAGCTAAATCCTACAGCTCGGCTGGAAAGAGGGCAGAAGCATATGCTTTATACTGCCGAGCTCGATCTCTGGCTGATACTGCTCTTAAGAAGCTTCAGAGTTCAAAAAATATTGATCAG GTCACTGTCAAGGATTTGAAGGTTCTTTACGATGATTGTCGAGCCAACAGTTGTGTAGAGCATGCAAATGGGGTTATGGAGGAGGAGAAGGTTCCAGAGAATCTTTCAAAAAAGATTTCGAATATATCATTAACCGGAAATCATAACAAG GTAGAGAAACTGCTCATGGATAAATTGGACTCCTATGAATCGGCTGTTGGTGATCCTGCCACAAAGTCAATACCTCACATTGAAACTTTCCCGCCTGTCTTTCAAGCGGTTCCTCGTAATCCCATTGTTCTTGATCTCGCCTATAATTTAATCGACTTCCCATCACTTGAAAACCGTATGAAGAAAGACAACAAAAAGGGTTTTATCAGCAGGCTTTGGAGATGA